In Raphanus sativus cultivar WK10039 chromosome 5, ASM80110v3, whole genome shotgun sequence, the following proteins share a genomic window:
- the LOC130495089 gene encoding egg cell-secreted protein 1.4-like codes for MASNTTFLFATVAILGILQNTTVSCRDLSSESSNIAARLQQSGGLMDCWNALYELKSCTDEIVLFFLNGETKLGVSCCKAVDVITTNCWPAMLTSLGFTSEEANVLRGFCQDPNSSDSSPAASPNKA; via the coding sequence atggCTTCAAACACCACTTTCCTCTTCGCCACCGTGGCAATTCTTGGCATCCTCCAAAACACCACCGTCTCATGCAGAGATCTTTCATCGGAGTCAAGCAACATAGCGGCGAGGCTCCAGCAAAGCGGAGGACTAATGGATTGTTGGAACGCATTGTACGAGCTTAAATCATGCACTGACGAGATCGTTCTCTTCTTCCTAAACGGTGAAACCAAACTCGGTGTTAGTTGTTGCAAAGCCGTCGACGTCATCACGACCAACTGCTGGCCTGCGATGCTCACTTCTCTCGGATTTACGTCTGAAGAAGCTAACGTCCTCCGTGGCTTTTGCCAGGATCCAAACTCTAGTGACTCTTCTCCTGCTGCTTCTCCCAATAAAGCTTGA
- the LOC108854371 gene encoding LOW QUALITY PROTEIN: probable cinnamyl alcohol dehydrogenase 9 (The sequence of the model RefSeq protein was modified relative to this genomic sequence to represent the inferred CDS: inserted 2 bases in 1 codon): MAKSPETEHPNKAFGWAAKDKSGLLSPFHFSRRDNGDNDVTVKILYCGVCHTDLHTIKNDWGFSYYPVVPGHEIVGIATKVGKNVTKFREGDRVGVGVITGSCQSCESCNQDLENYCPQMSFTYNSIGSDGTKTYGGYSESIVVDQRFVLQFPEGLPSDSGAPLLCAGITVYSPMKYYGMTEPGKHLGVAGLGGLGHVAVKIGKAFGLKVTVISSSPSKEDEAINQLGADSFLVSSDPQKMKAAIGTMDYIIDTVSAVHALFPLLGLLKVNGKLVTLGLPEKPLELPIFPLVLGRKMVGGSDIGGMKETQEMLEFCAKHNITADIELIKMDKINTAMERLAKSDVRYRFVIDVANSLXPIPELAESKS; the protein is encoded by the exons ATGGCGAAATCTCCAGAGACAGAGCATCCGAACAAAGCCTTTGGCTGGGCTGCCAAAGACAAATCTGGTCTACTCTCTCCTTTCCATTTCTCCAGAAG AGACAATGGTGACAATGATGTGACAGTGAAAATCTTGTATTGTGGAGTGTGCCACACTGATTTGCATACCATCAAAAACGACTGGGGTTTCTCCTATTATCCTGTAGTTCCAGG GCATGAAATAGTTGGAATAGCTACAAAAGTTGGCAAAAACGTGACTAAATTCAGAGAAGGAGACCGTGTAGGAGTAGGAGTGATCACTGGTTCTTGCCAGTCTTGCGAATCTTGTAACCAAGATCTTGAAAACTACTGTCCCCAAATGTCTTTCACCTACAACTCCATTGGATCTGATGGAACCAAGACCTACGGTGGATACTCAGAGTCCATTGTGGTCGACCAACGGTTTGTTTTGCAGTTTCCCGAGGGATTACCTAGCGATTCCGGTGCTCCCTTGCTGTGTGCTGGCATCACTGTGTATAGTCCAATGAAGTATTATGGCATGACCGAGCCAGGGAAGCATTTGGGTGTGGCTGGACTTGGTGGGCTTGGTCATGTTGCTGTCAAGATTGGTAAAGCCTTTGGTTTGAAAGTCACTGTGATTAGTTCTTCTCCTAGTAAAGAAGACGAAGCCATTAATCAACTTGGTGCTGATTCATTCCTTGTCTCATCTGATCCTCAGAAGATGAAG GCTGCAATAGGAACAATGGACTATATTATCGATACGGTATCAGCAGTACATGCTCTGTTTCCATTACTCGGTTTACTCAAAGTCAATGGAAAGCTCGTCACCTTAGGGTTACCTGAGAAGCCTCTTGAGCTACCAATCTTCCCTCTTGTTCTCG GAAGGAAAATGGTGGGAGGAAGTGACATTGGAGGGATGAAGGAGACACAAGAGATGCTTGAGTTCTGCGCTAAGCATAACATAACGGCAGATATTGAGCTGATCAAGATGGATAAGATTAACACTGCAATGGAGAGGCTTGCTAAGTCTGATGTTAGGTACAGGTTTGTGATCGACGTGGCTAACTCCTT ACCCATCCCTGAATTAGCCGAATCTAAGAGTTGA